The Synchiropus splendidus isolate RoL2022-P1 chromosome 1, RoL_Sspl_1.0, whole genome shotgun sequence genome includes a window with the following:
- the LOC128763556 gene encoding cyclin-A1-like: MVLTGDMQVFEYSEDIPALVDLPIDCFLYESDQQLEVAFEVVLAPSGDELSPDTFSMETEESSSDDEDLMFMLEPCPNSSTSESDQDESDSQDDSESEYVEDIYWNLRVTEERFRPKLGYMDHLPQILKDLRSNLVDKLTRVVVDLQLDTETLHLAINYLDRIFSNSRSVNLQDLTLIGTTALFIAAKHQSRNPPEAWVFVPRDGSYTKKELLEMEWRLLKTLDFTLSATTSYTFLHIFMSIYPVCETTQNLAVFLADLSLMDVDLLVRHDLSKVAAAALFMANYRVNRENWPEDLDLFSGYPVEDIADCVDELYKLELISATRPLQGIRTKYKNSMSVIQTASTSQSGSSAPTYWRPFNNTMGHFRLTE, from the exons ATGGTGCTCACCGGAGACATGCAG GTGTTTGAATATTCTGAAGACATTCCAGCTCTGGTCGATCTGCCGATCGACTGCTTCCTTTATGAAAGTGACCAACAACTTGAAGTGGCTTTTGAGGTTGTTTTGGCTCCATCTGGAGACGAACTGAGCCCAGACACCTTTTCCATGGAGACAGAAGAGTCGTCATCTGATGACGAAGACCTGATGTTCATGCTGGAACCATGTCCAA acTCTTCTACTTCTGAGTCGGACCAAGATGAGTCTGATTCTCAGGACGATAGTGAATCTGAATATGTGGAGGACATTTACTGGAACttgagggtcacagag GAGCGGTTCAGACCAAAGCTGGGCTACATGGACCACCTCCCCCAGATCCTCAAGGACCTCAGGTCTAACTTAGTAGACAAGCTGACCCGGGTTGTTGTAGATCTCCAACTTGATACAGAAACCCTGCATCTCGCCATCAACTACTTGGACCGGATCTTCTCCAACTCCAGATCAGTTAACCTGCAGGACCTGACTCTCATCGGGACGACTGCTCTGTTCATTGCTGC GAAGCACCAGAGCAGGAACCCCCCAGAGGCTTGGGTGTTTGTCCCACGAGATGGAAGCTACACAAAGAAAGAGTTGTTAGAGATGGAGTGGCGTCTCCTCAAAACCCTGGACTTCACTCTGTCAGCCACCACGTCCTACAccttccttcacatcttcaTGTCCATCTACCCTGTTTGTGAGACCACACAGAACCTGGCAGTG TTTCTGGCAGACTTGAGTCTGATGGACGTGGACTTGTTGGTGCGACACGACTTGTCTAAagtggcagctgcagctctgttcATGGCCAACTACAGAGTCAACAGAGAGAACTGG CCTGAAGACCTGGACCTGTTCTCTGGATACCCAGTGGAGGACATTGCAGATTGTGTCGATGAACTGTACAAGCTGGAACTCATCTCCGCCACACGCCCCCTGCAGGGCATCAGGACAAAGTACAAGAACTCAAT GTCTGTGATTCAAACTGCCTCCACGTCCCAGTCCGGCTCATCAGCACCAACCTACTGGAGACCGTTCAACAACACAATGGGACATTTCCGTCTCACAGAATGA